DNA from Mesorhizobium sp. B2-1-1:
TGGCTGGCATTTGTGATCGTATTCGCGTCTTAAATCTTGACTCATTTAATCCGGTATTGCACTGACTAGTAAACATGATTATTCAAGTCAAGAATGAATCGGATTACGCAAAACGCCTAGCCAGACGCCCGGCACAGGAAAGGGACCGATCCACATGAACACGCACAATCCCAACGACTTCCGCTATCGCGTCCGCCGTTCCGACGATGCCTCCGCCCGTTTCGACGGCGTTCCGCTGGCGGTGCGGACGCTGTCGAGCAACACGCTGTTCCAAGGTGAGCACGAGATCGGCATCGAGCATCACGGCGCGCTCTACCGGCTCAAGATCACCCGTCAGGGCAAGCTCATCCTCAACAAGTAAGCGTAAGGCAGCAGGACAATGGACCAGCGCGTAAAACCCACCCCGCACGAAATCCGGCGGGCGCGGACGGATAATCCGAAAACGCGCGAGCGCGATCTGGCCGCACAGCTTGGCATTTCGGAGGCTGAGTTGGTGGCCGCGCATTGCGGCGACGGTGTCGTTCGCGTCGAGCCACGCGTCAACGATCTTCTGACCGGCCTCGAAGCCCTCGGCGAGGTGATGGCGCTCACCCGCAACGAAAGCGCCGTGCATGAAAAGATCGGCGCCTACGACAAGGTCGTCACCGGCAATCACAATGCCATGGTGCTGGGCGAGAACATCGACCTGCGCATTTTCCCGAAAATATGGGCGCACGGCTTTGCCGTGGAAAAACGCGACGGCGACGACATCCGCCGCAGCCTGCAATTCTTCGACGCGGCGGGCGAGGCGGTGCACAAGGTGCATCTGCGGCCGGGGTCAAACCTCTATGCCTATCAGAAACTGGTCGCTTCGCTGGAATCGCCGAACCAGGAGCCACTGGTCGCCATTTCGGGGCCAGCCGCCGAGAACGAAGGCGAGGCGGTGACAACGACCGCGAATCTCGACGATCTGCGCGATCGCTGGAGCCGGCTGACCGACGTGCATCAGTTCTTCGGCATGCTGAAGACGTTGAAGCTCAGCCGTCGCCAGGCGGTGCGCATGGTGGGCCAGGACTATGCATGGCTGCTCGACAATGATGCGGTGAGAGCCATGTTCAATCGTGCCGCCGAGGGCGAGATGCCGATCATGTGCTTTGTGGGAAACCGTGGCTGTATCCAAATCCATTCCGGTCCGGTCAAGTCGATCAAGCCAATGGGGCCATGGATCAATGTGCTGGACGAGACCTTCCATCTGCACCTGCGAACCGACCACATTCATGAGGTCTGGGCCGTGCGCAAGCCGACCAAGGACGGCCATGTTACGTCGCTGGAGGTCTACGACGCCGGCGGCAACATGATCATCCAGTTCTTCGGCAAGCGCCATGAAGGAGAGGGTGAGCGCGACGACTGGCGCTTCCTGGCCGAAAACCTGCCGCGCATTCCAAGCCCGACGGCAGCCTGAGGAAACGATGATGGGTCTTCTCTCCGGATTGACGGCTGCGCGCGGATCGATGCTTGGCCCGATGGTCGGCCTTTCCTTTGCTTTCACAGCGCTGCAGCCGGCCGGCGCCAGCGACGGTGTTTCCGTCTTCGCCGATCCCACCAGGATCGCGTCGATCGGCGGCTCGATCACCGAGATCGTCTATGCGCTCGGCGAGGAAAAGCGTCTTGTGGCGCGCGATTCCACCAGCCGCTATCCGAAAGCCGCTCTCGACCTGCAAGATGTCGGCTACATGCGCCAGCTGTCGCCGGAGGGTGTGTTGTCGGTCAACCCTTCGGGCATTCTGGCGCTGCACGGCAGCGGCCCCAAGGAGGCGCTCGATGTGCTGAAGAAGACGAGCATACCCTTCATCGAAGTGCCTGACCTGTATGACCGTGAAGGCATCCTCGAAAAGGTCCGCATCGTCGGCAAGGCGCTCGGCGCCGACGCCAAGGCCGAAGCGCTGGCCAGGGAGATCGATGCCAAGCTGCAGGCGGCGGAAAAGCAGACGGCCTCGATCAAGGAGCGCAAGCGCGTTCTGTTCGTGCTGTCGATGCAGGGCGGCAAGATCATGGCGGCCGGCAGCGACACCGCGGCCAACGGCATCATCAAGCTGGCCGGCGGCGTCAACGCGATCGAAGGCTTCTCCGGCTACAAGCAACTGTCCGACGAGGCTGTTGTCACCGCCAGGCCGGACGCGATCCTGATGATGAGCAATGCCGGGCCGCCGGTATCGGACGATGAACTGTTCGGCAACGCATCGATCGCCTCGACGCCGGCCGGAACCGCGCGCAAGCTGATCCGCATCGACGGCGGGTATCTGCTCGGCTTCGGACCGCGTACGGCCGACGCCGTCCACGACCTTGCCGCCGCGCTCTATGGCACGCAGATTACGGACTGAGCGGCATGGTCGACCAGTCGATCGCCGGGCCGGCGGAGAGGAAGATGGCCAGCGACGGTGACCGTTCCGGGCGCGCCCGTCTGGTCATCGCGCTCGCCTGCGTCATGCTTGCGGCAGCGGTATTGCTGTCGCTGACCTCCGGCGCCTCGGATGCGTCCGCCGTCAAGGTCGTTGGCGACTGGCTGTTCGGCGCAGCGCCTGGCGACGTGGCGATGAGCGCGCGAGATCGCCTCATCGTCTATGACATAAGGCTGCCGCGCGTCGTGCTCGGCGTGCTGATCGGGGCCGCCCTCGCGGTGTCCGGCGCGGTCATGCAGGGGCTGTTCCGCAATCCGCTTGCCGACCCCGGCCTTATCGGCGTTTCGGCGGGCTCCAGCCTCGGCGCGGTGGCCGTCATCGTGCTCGGCACGACCGTGCTGTCTCCGGTTACCGCCTGGTTGGGCGCGCTGGCCCTTCCTCTGGCGGCCTTCGGCGGTGGTTTTTCGGTGACGTTGCTGCTCTACAGGGTCGCGACGCGACAGGGCCGCACATCCGTCGCCACCATGCTGCTTGCCGGCCTGGCGCTGGCCGCACTTGCCATGGCGCTGACCGGTATCCTGATCTTCATGGCCGACGACCGGCAACTGCGCGACCTGACCTTCTGGCAACTCGGCTCGCTGGCCGGTGCGACATGGCAGAAGATCGGCTCTGTCGGCCCGGTCATCGTGCTTTCGCTGGCGGCGATGCCGTTCCTGGCTCGCGGCCTCAATGCGCTGGCGCTGGGCGAGGCGACCGCCGGCCATCTCGGCATCCCGGTGCAACGGCTTAAGTACACGGCCATCGTCGGCGTCTCGGCGGCGGTCGGCGCCTCCGTCGCCGTCAGCGGCGGCATCGGTTTCATCGGCATCGTGGTGCCGCATCTGCTGCGCCTGCTGATCGGCCCCGACAATCGCTATCTGCTGCCTGCCTCGGCGCTGCTCGGCGCCTCGCTGCTGCTTTTGGCCGACGCGGTCGCGCGCACCATCGTGGCGCCCGCCGAACTGCCGATCGGCATCGTCACGGCGATCGCCGGGGCGCCGTTCTTCCTCTGGATCCTGCTGCGCAAGCGCGGCGTCATCGACCTGTAGGGGTGTTTCATGATCGAAGCGCGCGATGTTTCGGTGGCGATCGGCAGGAAAGGCATTGTCGCCGGCGTCGATTTCGAGGTCAGGCCGGGTGAGATTTCGGCCATTGTCGGCCCCAATGGGTCGGGCAAGACGACCTTCCTCAAGGCGCTGTCGGGGGAACTCGCGCATACCGGCCGGATTGCCATCAACGGCCGCGAGCTCTCGACGATAACGCCAGTCGAGGCGGCGACGCTGCGCGCGGTGCTGCCGCAGGCGACGACCTTGTCGTTTCCCTTTACCGTGCGCGAGATTGTCAGGCTCGGCCTTGTCGGAGGCCGCTCGGGTGTGCTGCCGGGCGAGGACGAACGCCTGCCGGAACGGGCGCTGGCGCGTGTCGACCTCGACGGTTTCGCCGGCCGCTTCTATCAGGAGCTTTCCGGCGGCGAGCAGCAGCGCGTTCAACTCGCCCGCGTGCTGTGCCAGGTCTGGGCGCCGGTGCTCGACGGCAAGCCGCGCTATCTGTTCCTGGACGAGCCGGTGTCCAGCCTCGACATCAAGCACCAGCTGATCATCATGAACATCGCCCGCGACTTCGCCAGAAGGGGCGGCGGCGTGGTTGCCATCCTGCACGACCTCAACCTGACGGCGATGTATGCCGACCGGATTTTCGTCATGCACCGCGGCCGGCTTGCCGCCACCGGTTCGCCGCGGGATGTGCTGAGCGACGATCTGATCGAAAGGGTGTTCGGTTGCCGCTTGAGGGTCGGAGTCCTGCCCGCCGGCAATATGCCGTTCGTGCTGCCTCAATCAGTGGCCTAGATTCTGGCAGCGGCCTAGATTCTGGCAGCGGCCTAGATTTTGGCTGCGGTCTAGATTCGGGACGTTCGCCGCAGGTCCAGCCTGCGGCGAACCGGATCAGGCCGCCGGTGCGCGGCGCTCTAGCAGGTCAATGCCGAGCAGGTTGCGCACGTTCGGACGCGCCGCCACGAGATCGGCGATCGTGTAGCGGGCAAGCACCGCGAAGAAGGCGTTGAGCGCCTCGCGCAATGCGGAATTCAACGCGCAACTGTCGACCAGAGGGCATTCCGCGGCATCGTTCTCGAAGCACTCGGCCATGGCGAAGCTTTCCTCCGTCACGCGCACGACGTCGAACAGATTGATCGATTCCGCGGCACGGCCAAGCCTGACGCCGCCATTGCGGCCACGCACCGTCTCGACAAGGCCATTCTCAACCAGTGGCTGGAGGATCTTGAACAGGAAAA
Protein-coding regions in this window:
- the hemP gene encoding hemin uptake protein HemP, with translation MNTHNPNDFRYRVRRSDDASARFDGVPLAVRTLSSNTLFQGEHEIGIEHHGALYRLKITRQGKLILNK
- a CDS encoding hemin-degrading factor yields the protein MDQRVKPTPHEIRRARTDNPKTRERDLAAQLGISEAELVAAHCGDGVVRVEPRVNDLLTGLEALGEVMALTRNESAVHEKIGAYDKVVTGNHNAMVLGENIDLRIFPKIWAHGFAVEKRDGDDIRRSLQFFDAAGEAVHKVHLRPGSNLYAYQKLVASLESPNQEPLVAISGPAAENEGEAVTTTANLDDLRDRWSRLTDVHQFFGMLKTLKLSRRQAVRMVGQDYAWLLDNDAVRAMFNRAAEGEMPIMCFVGNRGCIQIHSGPVKSIKPMGPWINVLDETFHLHLRTDHIHEVWAVRKPTKDGHVTSLEVYDAGGNMIIQFFGKRHEGEGERDDWRFLAENLPRIPSPTAA
- a CDS encoding heme/hemin ABC transporter substrate-binding protein; the protein is MGLLSGLTAARGSMLGPMVGLSFAFTALQPAGASDGVSVFADPTRIASIGGSITEIVYALGEEKRLVARDSTSRYPKAALDLQDVGYMRQLSPEGVLSVNPSGILALHGSGPKEALDVLKKTSIPFIEVPDLYDREGILEKVRIVGKALGADAKAEALAREIDAKLQAAEKQTASIKERKRVLFVLSMQGGKIMAAGSDTAANGIIKLAGGVNAIEGFSGYKQLSDEAVVTARPDAILMMSNAGPPVSDDELFGNASIASTPAGTARKLIRIDGGYLLGFGPRTADAVHDLAAALYGTQITD
- a CDS encoding FecCD family ABC transporter permease translates to MVDQSIAGPAERKMASDGDRSGRARLVIALACVMLAAAVLLSLTSGASDASAVKVVGDWLFGAAPGDVAMSARDRLIVYDIRLPRVVLGVLIGAALAVSGAVMQGLFRNPLADPGLIGVSAGSSLGAVAVIVLGTTVLSPVTAWLGALALPLAAFGGGFSVTLLLYRVATRQGRTSVATMLLAGLALAALAMALTGILIFMADDRQLRDLTFWQLGSLAGATWQKIGSVGPVIVLSLAAMPFLARGLNALALGEATAGHLGIPVQRLKYTAIVGVSAAVGASVAVSGGIGFIGIVVPHLLRLLIGPDNRYLLPASALLGASLLLLADAVARTIVAPAELPIGIVTAIAGAPFFLWILLRKRGVIDL
- a CDS encoding heme ABC transporter ATP-binding protein; amino-acid sequence: MIEARDVSVAIGRKGIVAGVDFEVRPGEISAIVGPNGSGKTTFLKALSGELAHTGRIAINGRELSTITPVEAATLRAVLPQATTLSFPFTVREIVRLGLVGGRSGVLPGEDERLPERALARVDLDGFAGRFYQELSGGEQQRVQLARVLCQVWAPVLDGKPRYLFLDEPVSSLDIKHQLIIMNIARDFARRGGGVVAILHDLNLTAMYADRIFVMHRGRLAATGSPRDVLSDDLIERVFGCRLRVGVLPAGNMPFVLPQSVA
- the rirA gene encoding iron-responsive transcriptional regulator RirA, with amino-acid sequence MRLTRQTNYAMRILMYCAANTDRLSRIPEIAAAYSVSELFLFKILQPLVENGLVETVRGRNGGVRLGRAAESINLFDVVRVTEESFAMAECFENDAAECPLVDSCALNSALREALNAFFAVLARYTIADLVAARPNVRNLLGIDLLERRAPAA